GCTCTGGCCGGATTCTTTTTGCTAGCTTATCTGGATTACCGCGTTTGGTCCAAGCTAACTAAACCGCTCTATGCCATTATGGTCGGCTTGCTGCTGGTGGTGATGGTCTTAGGTAAAACGGCGCTGGGGGCAACCCGCTGGATTAACTTGGGCTTTTTTCAATTTCAGCCCTCAGAACTTGCCAAGCTAGTCCTGATCATTGTTTTGGCTAAGTTTTTTAGCGATCATTACGACCGTTTAGACGACCCGCGCCAGGTTTTGCTATCGCTAGCGTATTTATTAGTTCCACTGGGTTTGATCCTGGCCCAGCCGGACTTAGGGACGGCCTTGGTGTTAATTGTGATTTGGCTGGCCATGGCGCTAATTAGCCCTATGCCTAAACGTTATCTCGTAGCACTGGCGGTGGCAGGGTTGGTGCTCTTGCCGACGGGTACTCATTTATTAAAACCTTACCAGCGGGCACGTCTAGACACTTTCTTGCAGCCAAAAGCTAACCCGCTCGGTAGCGGCTATAATGTGGTCCAATCAACCATTGCCGTCGGCAGCGGGCAGGTGTTTGGGCGCGGCTTAGCTGCCGGTAGTCAAAGCCAACTGAATTTTTTGCCGTCTCAGCACACTGATTTCATCTTTGCGGTGT
This genomic window from Candidatus Saccharimonadales bacterium contains:
- the rodA gene encoding rod shape-determining protein RodA, yielding MLRSRFWKNFDWWLFGGAALLSLVGILVIFSTNLKAASVASATDVRNQIIFLGLALAGFFLLAYLDYRVWSKLTKPLYAIMVGLLLVVMVLGKTALGATRWINLGFFQFQPSELAKLVLIIVLAKFFSDHYDRLDDPRQVLLSLAYLLVPLGLILAQPDLGTALVLIVIWLAMALISPMPKRYLVALAVAGLVLLPTGTHLLKPYQRARLDTFLQPKANPLGSGYNVVQSTIAVGSGQVFGRGLAAGSQSQLNFLPSQHTDFIFAVLAEKLGFVGGSILLVLFAALLGRALIVTYRAQDRFGLFLGVGIVAMLTFHILINVGMNMGIMPVTGIPLPFVSYGGTSLLISLAAVGLLESISIRRQKIQFGV